In Halorhabdus tiamatea SARL4B, a genomic segment contains:
- a CDS encoding glycosyltransferase family 4 protein, with translation MRILRVAQKVYPEVPGGGTYHVHAMSRDQAAMGHDVTLATVRHDDSLPHVEERAGYTVVRYDPALSALGNDISPGLARYLFSADNFDVVHAHSHLYFSTNLAALRRRLGDVPLALTNHGLYSQSAPEWVFDLYLRSVGRWTFEQADVVFCYTDEDRDRVREFGVDSRIEVVSNGVDTERFTPEGDGSDRIDHDGPVVLFVGRLVEGKRPQDAVRAVSRLPDELDGKLYMVGDGPMRSDLEEMAGDEVTFLGQVPYEEMPQVYRSGDVLVLPSRAEGLPRTVLEAMASGLPVVVSNLEQVAPVVEGAGVTVSVGDVGGFVSGLESMLGGEYEDPRSVVAGSFDWTETVARTTEVLEGL, from the coding sequence ATGCGTATCCTGCGTGTCGCCCAGAAAGTCTACCCCGAGGTTCCCGGCGGCGGGACCTACCACGTCCACGCGATGAGTCGCGACCAGGCCGCGATGGGCCACGACGTCACGCTGGCGACCGTCCGTCACGACGACTCGCTTCCCCACGTCGAGGAGCGTGCAGGGTACACGGTGGTGCGCTACGATCCTGCGCTTTCCGCGCTAGGGAACGACATCAGTCCCGGGCTGGCACGGTATCTCTTCTCGGCGGATAATTTCGACGTAGTGCATGCGCACTCACATCTGTACTTCTCGACGAACTTGGCCGCACTACGGCGTCGATTGGGGGACGTGCCGCTGGCGCTGACGAACCACGGCCTGTATTCCCAGAGTGCTCCCGAGTGGGTGTTCGACCTGTACCTGCGGAGCGTGGGTCGGTGGACGTTTGAGCAAGCTGACGTGGTGTTCTGTTACACTGACGAGGATCGCGATCGGGTTCGAGAGTTCGGCGTGGACTCGCGGATCGAAGTCGTGTCGAACGGTGTGGATACAGAGCGATTTACGCCCGAAGGGGATGGGAGTGACCGGATCGATCACGATGGGCCGGTGGTGTTGTTCGTCGGGCGGTTGGTCGAGGGGAAGCGACCCCAGGACGCGGTGCGGGCGGTGTCGCGGCTGCCTGACGAGCTGGACGGGAAACTGTACATGGTCGGCGACGGGCCGATGCGGTCGGACTTAGAGGAGATGGCTGGCGATGAGGTGACGTTCTTGGGGCAAGTGCCTTACGAGGAGATGCCGCAAGTGTATCGGTCCGGGGACGTGCTCGTGTTGCCGAGTCGAGCCGAGGGGTTGCCACGGACCGTGCTGGAGGCGATGGCTTCCGGGTTGCCGGTTGTGGTGAGTAATCTGGAGCAGGTCGCGCCTGTGGTAGAGGGTGCTGGAGTGACAGTTTCGGTCGGGGATGTTGGTGGGTTTGTTTCGGGGTTGGAGTCGATGCTTGGGGGTGAGTATGAGGATCCACGTTCTGTTGTTGCGGGCTCGTTCGACTGGACGGAAACGGTTGCAAGGACGACTGAGGTTCTGGAAGGGTTGTGA
- a CDS encoding DUF433 domain-containing protein → MTTIVRDDEIRDGSPRIAGTRITVLDCKRRVIDQDEDPHVVAGEYEISMTALFTALAYYYEHREELADREHAYEAARQEGERRIQTLVSNGAESIEQAD, encoded by the coding sequence ATGACGACGATCGTTCGCGACGACGAGATCCGCGATGGGTCCCCACGGATAGCGGGGACGCGAATCACGGTCTTGGATTGTAAGCGACGCGTTATCGATCAGGACGAGGACCCACACGTCGTCGCCGGTGAGTACGAAATATCGATGACAGCGTTGTTTACCGCACTAGCGTACTACTACGAGCATCGCGAGGAACTCGCGGATCGGGAGCACGCCTACGAGGCGGCACGTCAGGAAGGTGAGCGTCGAATCCAGACCCTTGTTTCGAACGGGGCCGAATCCATTGAACAGGCTGATTGA
- a CDS encoding DUF5615 family PIN-like protein — protein MQILADTNVPDEYVSALRGDGHTVVYSRDITQLGPEASDAAITEYAESEGYAILSTDVSDFSERDATVPILVAPQDMSGGDVRAAVARLAALPFDPAETEPIWLTGL, from the coding sequence ATGCAGATTCTCGCCGATACCAACGTCCCCGACGAGTACGTCTCCGCACTTCGTGGGGACGGACATACGGTCGTCTACAGCCGCGATATCACGCAGCTAGGGCCAGAGGCGTCCGACGCTGCGATCACTGAATATGCCGAATCAGAAGGGTATGCCATCCTATCGACGGACGTCTCCGACTTCAGCGAGCGAGACGCGACAGTCCCAATCCTCGTCGCACCCCAGGACATGTCAGGTGGGGATGTGCGGGCCGCAGTCGCACGTCTGGCCGCCCTCCCGTTCGATCCTGCAGAGACGGAGCCGATTTGGCTCACTGGATTGTGA
- a CDS encoding DUF7437 domain-containing protein produces the protein MGTDQENAYVPTDTTTSGAGQITELGPVVDMLEKPQMAALYTAARDTISTVPELQDHVELTKSTVYEYVAALQRAGLLSEVETDGSAKSYTAHEFTVTLEVDGMVVEITPDVVEVLSHQHSLPEIEGFLEQYGLGTLAAFIDLAYEHAAGEVTTRMIADILDVSRGSAYDMLEHVGRILDIGDEPTTDHATDLSDDERDALLER, from the coding sequence ATGGGAACCGACCAAGAAAACGCGTACGTGCCCACCGACACCACGACCAGCGGAGCCGGACAGATCACGGAGCTGGGCCCAGTCGTTGACATGCTGGAGAAGCCACAGATGGCAGCCCTGTATACCGCAGCACGCGACACCATCTCGACAGTCCCCGAACTACAGGACCACGTCGAGTTGACGAAATCGACCGTCTACGAGTACGTTGCCGCCCTTCAGCGCGCCGGCCTGTTGAGTGAAGTCGAGACCGATGGTTCCGCGAAGAGTTACACGGCCCACGAGTTCACGGTGACACTCGAAGTTGATGGGATGGTCGTCGAGATCACACCGGACGTGGTCGAGGTCCTCTCCCACCAACACTCGCTACCCGAGATCGAAGGCTTCCTCGAGCAGTATGGCCTGGGGACGCTCGCGGCGTTCATCGACCTTGCCTACGAACATGCTGCCGGTGAGGTGACGACCCGGATGATCGCGGATATCCTTGACGTCTCCCGGGGCAGTGCCTACGATATGCTCGAACACGTCGGCCGGATTCTCGATATCGGAGACGAACCGACGACCGACCACGCTACAGACCTCAGTGACGACGAACGTGATGCGCTGCTCGAACGATGA
- a CDS encoding RNA-guided endonuclease InsQ/TnpB family protein codes for MSDRPRRTNTYTADPVTDRYRECLFDWLAAHAPLWNQITYRRRQQYFDDDGDVWDAEYTDLYEKYAPLLGKATCQQLARKNSEAWRSHFELLSLYRDESNQTVTEKPSPPGYWGNRDDGYELHGLVRNDLYTFDWDEDKSTVEFGVGDVLEDRYDFDHNERITLEVRGNPQWRGDDSRLELIYDEHADQLRVQHPVRIQSDDVQEQRQDAFTHTLNDENTTQSAAIDVGANNTLAVVTETGNTAVYHARPEFERFQDHSERIAALQSKLPEEQYTSGRIQRVSDQRSRQRDHSRDAAVKHAAEWLLKQNVDTVYVGDLTDVLETHWSADVNEKTHAFWSHRQLVERITLTLGDVGITVMETGEYDSSSECPMCGSGAVTRSGDSFRCDACDLEAHADVVGAWNILQSEVGPMARPAALSAERGRDAPTDGAYWQWNDHEWIPAKFGEQSWSLDQPSVSEPASSQPG; via the coding sequence GTGAGCGACCGGCCACGGCGAACGAATACGTACACTGCCGACCCGGTCACTGACCGGTATCGGGAGTGCCTGTTTGACTGGCTGGCCGCACACGCCCCGCTCTGGAACCAGATCACCTACCGTCGCCGTCAACAGTACTTCGACGACGATGGTGACGTGTGGGACGCTGAGTACACCGACCTATACGAGAAGTACGCTCCCCTGCTCGGGAAAGCAACGTGCCAGCAACTTGCACGGAAAAACAGCGAAGCCTGGCGGAGCCACTTCGAATTGCTCTCACTGTACCGTGACGAGTCGAATCAGACTGTGACGGAGAAACCGTCACCACCCGGGTATTGGGGGAATCGCGACGACGGCTACGAGTTGCACGGTCTCGTCCGGAACGACCTCTACACGTTCGATTGGGATGAGGACAAGAGTACAGTCGAATTCGGCGTCGGTGACGTACTCGAAGATCGCTACGATTTCGACCACAACGAACGCATCACCCTCGAAGTCCGAGGCAATCCGCAGTGGCGTGGCGACGACAGTCGATTGGAACTCATCTACGATGAGCACGCTGACCAGCTTCGTGTCCAGCACCCTGTCCGCATTCAGTCAGACGACGTGCAAGAACAGCGGCAGGATGCCTTCACTCACACACTCAACGACGAGAACACGACGCAGTCAGCCGCAATCGATGTTGGCGCAAACAATACACTGGCGGTCGTCACGGAAACCGGTAACACTGCCGTATACCACGCCCGGCCCGAGTTCGAACGGTTCCAGGACCACTCGGAGCGAATCGCAGCCCTCCAATCCAAACTCCCCGAAGAGCAGTACACGAGTGGTCGGATTCAACGCGTGTCCGATCAGCGGTCACGGCAGCGTGATCATAGCCGCGATGCAGCGGTGAAACACGCCGCTGAGTGGCTCCTCAAACAGAACGTTGACACGGTGTACGTCGGTGACTTAACTGACGTACTGGAGACGCACTGGTCTGCGGATGTGAATGAGAAGACGCACGCGTTCTGGTCGCACCGCCAACTCGTTGAACGGATCACACTCACGCTTGGTGATGTTGGCATCACCGTGATGGAGACTGGTGAATACGATTCGAGCAGTGAGTGTCCGATGTGTGGGAGTGGTGCGGTCACTCGGAGCGGTGATTCGTTCCGGTGTGACGCGTGCGACTTAGAGGCGCACGCGGATGTTGTGGGGGCATGGAATATCTTGCAGTCTGAAGTTGGGCCGATGGCTCGGCCTGCTGCCCTGTCTGCTGAACGCGGTAGGGACGCACCTACGGATGGGGCGTACTGGCAGTGGAACGACCACGAGTGGATACCCGCCAAGTTTGGGGAACAGTCGTGGTCGCTTGACCAACCCAGCGTCAGCGAACCCGCAAGTTCACAGCCGGGGTAA
- a CDS encoding type II toxin-antitoxin system VapC family toxin, translating into MLYLDNDVLAKFARPNPDPVVVEYLQGRHAEPWGISSLVAYEFLSFYPQSQRGEKLRQLEQDVLNEISPIDTRTSLQAATLRSLLENAGTALDTGDLFVAATVRRHGGTLATANANDFDKQPIHELLDVEIVPTDA; encoded by the coding sequence ATGCTTTACCTCGACAACGACGTCCTCGCGAAGTTCGCGCGACCGAATCCGGATCCCGTCGTCGTCGAGTATCTACAGGGCCGGCATGCCGAGCCCTGGGGGATCTCGTCGCTCGTCGCCTACGAGTTTCTCAGTTTCTATCCACAGTCACAGCGGGGGGAGAAGCTTCGACAGCTCGAGCAAGATGTCCTCAACGAGATCTCGCCGATCGACACCCGGACGAGTCTGCAGGCGGCGACTCTCCGATCGTTGCTTGAAAACGCAGGGACGGCACTCGATACGGGAGATCTTTTCGTCGCGGCGACAGTACGTCGGCACGGTGGGACGCTCGCAACGGCCAATGCGAACGATTTCGACAAGCAACCGATTCACGAGCTACTCGACGTCGAAATCGTGCCGACGGACGCTTGA
- a CDS encoding DUF7557 family protein, whose product MSSSIRISEETKRKLEAVKRSDETFDELLARLAVDRTEGDVEALAGFADEGIEEHMREARADLADSLAERTDGMHTELEQS is encoded by the coding sequence ATGAGTAGCTCGATCAGGATCAGCGAGGAGACGAAACGGAAACTCGAAGCGGTAAAGCGATCCGACGAGACGTTCGACGAGTTGCTGGCACGCCTCGCAGTAGACCGGACTGAGGGAGACGTCGAGGCACTGGCCGGGTTCGCCGACGAGGGCATCGAAGAACACATGCGAGAGGCGCGTGCTGATCTCGCCGATTCGCTCGCCGAGCGTACCGACGGGATGCACACTGAGCTGGAGCAGTCCTGA